A portion of the Paenibacillus sp. PvR098 genome contains these proteins:
- a CDS encoding recombinase family protein: MTIKRAVAYTRFSSDNQRDESIDAQVRAIEIYCKQKGFELIKVYADRAKSATSDKRPEFLQMIEDSEKGHFDVLIVHKLDRFSRDKYDSAKYKRKLKKNGVQLLSVTENLDGSPESVILESLLEGMAEYYSKNLAREVMKGLKETAYQCKHTGGLPPIGYSVDPLTKQYVINEDERGIVEMVFSMFLAGYGYNQIIRGLAEKGYKSRYGRPISKGSLYTILSCEKYTGTYIFNLTDGKDAEGKRNSNRKKSDEDVIRVEGGMPAIISKADFEKAQEKMNANKKSPGSYKAKEMYLLSGLIVCGECLKNVGTAFSMMGNTKFSGRNKLKYVTYRCGNRDRTKECKNPELRREYIETYVLSQLQEKIFNDEAIPLLAKQLNDYQKSKETGIKEVKERQEKSLEGIERQIANIVNAIASGVSNATLVDKLGELEKQKLGLEQKLLEARAQNEKAAITEESLRQLLSQFGTHIANRDLPEIKKFIGSYVEKVIVYEKHVEVIFKVPVVDLAYGDEGSRTPVRR; the protein is encoded by the coding sequence ATGACCATTAAACGTGCAGTTGCCTACACTCGATTCTCTAGCGATAACCAGCGTGATGAATCTATCGACGCTCAAGTGAGGGCCATCGAAATCTACTGCAAGCAAAAGGGCTTCGAGCTTATTAAAGTTTACGCGGATCGGGCCAAGTCTGCGACATCGGACAAGCGCCCCGAATTTCTACAGATGATCGAGGATAGCGAAAAGGGCCACTTCGACGTGCTAATCGTCCATAAGCTGGACCGCTTCAGCCGCGACAAATACGATAGCGCAAAATACAAGCGCAAGCTGAAGAAAAACGGCGTCCAACTGCTGAGCGTGACCGAGAACCTGGACGGTTCGCCGGAAAGTGTCATTCTGGAATCCTTGCTTGAAGGCATGGCAGAATACTACTCCAAGAATCTCGCCCGCGAAGTGATGAAGGGCCTGAAAGAAACCGCGTACCAGTGTAAGCACACCGGCGGCTTACCTCCAATCGGCTATTCTGTCGATCCGTTAACAAAGCAATACGTCATCAACGAAGACGAGCGTGGCATCGTCGAAATGGTTTTCTCCATGTTTCTCGCGGGATACGGATACAACCAAATCATCCGGGGGCTGGCTGAGAAAGGCTACAAGTCGCGATACGGTCGCCCCATCAGCAAAGGTTCCTTGTACACCATTCTCAGCTGCGAAAAGTACACCGGAACATACATTTTCAATCTGACGGACGGGAAAGACGCAGAGGGCAAGCGGAACAGCAACCGCAAGAAAAGCGACGAAGACGTGATCCGAGTAGAGGGCGGCATGCCAGCCATCATTTCTAAGGCTGACTTTGAAAAGGCCCAAGAAAAAATGAACGCCAACAAGAAATCGCCGGGATCATACAAAGCGAAGGAAATGTACTTGCTAAGCGGACTGATCGTATGCGGGGAATGCCTAAAGAATGTCGGCACTGCCTTTTCCATGATGGGCAATACCAAGTTCAGCGGGCGCAATAAGCTAAAATACGTCACCTACCGCTGCGGAAACCGGGATCGGACTAAGGAGTGCAAGAACCCGGAGCTGCGCCGGGAGTACATCGAAACCTACGTCTTGTCCCAGCTGCAGGAGAAAATCTTCAACGACGAGGCCATTCCCCTGCTCGCAAAGCAGCTAAACGATTACCAAAAGTCCAAGGAAACGGGCATCAAAGAAGTGAAAGAGCGGCAGGAAAAGAGCTTGGAGGGCATCGAGCGGCAAATCGCGAACATCGTCAACGCCATCGCCAGCGGCGTTTCCAACGCCACGCTGGTCGACAAGCTGGGGGAATTGGAGAAGCAGAAGCTCGGCCTTGAGCAGAAGCTGCTGGAGGCCCGGGCGCAAAACGAAAAAGCAGCCATCACAGAGGAATCTCTGCGACAACTGCTTTCTCAGTTCGGGACCCACATCGCAAACCGTGATCTTCCTGAAATCAAGAAGTTCATCGGCAGCTATGTGGAAAAGGTGATTGTCTACGAAAAGCATGTAGAAGTCATCTTTAAGGTCCCCGTTGTGGATTTAGCATATGGAGACGAGGGGAGTCGAACCCCTGTCCGAAGATAA
- a CDS encoding recombinase family protein, translated as MSQKRAAIYIRVGSPSQTEEAFDHQKYACENHAKSTQLKIVKIYSEVANSTPLSQRPMFQKLLSDSKKGLFDVIIVQRADRIGRDVLDVAIFKQRLTDNGVELVIAEQTKQVAPQDMFANSILEAIIGPLIHRLEEMKEFDSVEI; from the coding sequence ATGTCCCAAAAACGAGCAGCCATCTACATCCGCGTCGGAAGTCCGTCCCAGACAGAAGAAGCCTTCGATCATCAAAAATACGCTTGTGAAAATCACGCAAAATCGACCCAACTGAAAATTGTGAAAATCTACAGCGAAGTTGCAAACTCCACTCCTCTAAGCCAAAGGCCCATGTTCCAAAAGCTCCTCTCAGACAGTAAGAAGGGATTGTTCGATGTCATCATCGTTCAGCGTGCAGACCGCATCGGGCGTGACGTGCTGGATGTGGCGATTTTCAAACAGCGTCTTACCGATAATGGGGTTGAGCTTGTAATCGCTGAGCAAACAAAGCAGGTAGCCCCACAGGACATGTTTGCAAATTCCATTTTAGAAGCAATTATTGGACCTTTAATCCACCGTTTAGAAGAAATGAAAGAGTTCGACTCAGTAGAAATCTAA
- a CDS encoding DUF960 family protein: MMPKFVPRGATSEAHKFLPLGLQLHLYRLIDSQIERGLEMDHWQFFELHKIDENQLRIVHSQNNPARKEDHLLEGFNISQDYIEAWIINYDDLGATLTVANPAH; the protein is encoded by the coding sequence ATGATGCCGAAATTCGTGCCAAGGGGAGCCACAAGCGAGGCTCATAAGTTCCTCCCGCTAGGTTTGCAGCTCCATCTATATCGACTAATCGATTCGCAAATCGAACGTGGACTAGAAATGGATCATTGGCAGTTTTTCGAACTGCACAAAATTGATGAAAATCAGCTTCGCATCGTTCATAGCCAGAACAATCCGGCTAGAAAAGAAGATCACCTATTGGAAGGCTTCAATATTTCCCAAGATTATATTGAGGCATGGATCATCAATTATGACGATCTAGGGGCGACGCTCACGGTCGCGAATCCAGCCCACTAG
- a CDS encoding DUF960 family protein → MFPKHSRYKTSGIDRAIAPDLQQLLWRLIDLRLKQKAVMDYLQVFELSTQQFAGIKIQRIVHRQEQPPYKKSWQWDSGQLPVRDVTVWIVDSGPYCTMMLPSEY, encoded by the coding sequence TTGTTCCCAAAACACTCCCGGTACAAGACTTCTGGAATCGATAGGGCAATTGCCCCAGACTTACAGCAGTTGCTCTGGCGCCTAATTGATCTAAGGTTAAAGCAGAAAGCGGTAATGGATTACCTTCAAGTATTCGAGCTAAGTACGCAGCAATTCGCGGGAATCAAAATCCAGCGGATTGTTCACCGCCAAGAGCAGCCGCCTTACAAGAAATCGTGGCAGTGGGATTCCGGACAACTTCCGGTTCGAGACGTCACCGTCTGGATTGTCGACAGCGGCCCCTACTGTACCATGATGTTGCCATCAGAATACTAA
- the radC gene encoding DNA repair protein RadC, giving the protein MNGALKWRAQQNSEKLLPAKRIQVLSLRMVKESSTIFYPNRFIRSPKDAADLFRQFIGDSDREQFCIMCLNTKNEPTALHTVSIGTLNASLVHPRETFKLALLANAASIVACHNHPSGEPTPSPEDVELTERLKDSGTLLGIELLDHIILGDGTFVSMKERGLM; this is encoded by the coding sequence ATGAATGGTGCACTCAAATGGCGAGCTCAACAGAATAGCGAAAAGCTATTGCCAGCCAAGCGAATCCAGGTTCTGAGCCTGCGAATGGTCAAAGAATCGTCGACGATCTTCTACCCGAACCGGTTCATTCGAAGCCCGAAGGACGCGGCGGACCTTTTCCGCCAGTTCATCGGCGATAGCGACCGGGAGCAGTTCTGCATCATGTGCCTGAACACCAAGAACGAGCCGACGGCCCTTCATACCGTGAGTATCGGAACGCTGAATGCCTCCCTCGTCCATCCTAGGGAAACGTTCAAGCTTGCGCTGCTTGCAAACGCCGCGTCGATTGTCGCCTGCCACAACCATCCGAGCGGCGAGCCGACTCCGAGCCCTGAAGATGTGGAACTTACCGAGAGACTTAAAGACAGCGGCACCTTACTCGGCATTGAACTGTTGGATCACATCATCCTCGGCGACGGAACGTTCGTCAGCATGAAAGAACGGGGGCTGATGTGA
- a CDS encoding bifunctional DNA primase/polymerase, whose protein sequence is MTTQEAALAYASANFLLIPVCHPRHEGASEHHKATCGNPGKAPRIGNWSARGTDDPETISEWFGEWPESNVGMLTGSKAGIVGIDADGAYGESRVHELFGGEPPLTWAFSTPGGGARYLLGIPKGTAYQKYTDRGPNGGHEELSILADGQLTVLPPSLHRNGGRYEWLPGRGPGDVPLADAPQAILKLLSPKTTVKTTLDGEAEPFERPSVPKRDQDTITGSSPSADQILDVLTKKCEKMRNFVEEQKGIGCDEDSWHKVTAMLVRAGYPEAARAFSQLSGKHDARNEQRIAQMAAEGDSASYGPTRCRTFGCGEEQISKCFGTVRTNGEDEITNSPALFVSPRKAKKASAFSAKIRAKADLLPERYSVRGSNLCLALKDKDGEQTFVPQANFFAWINKDIVKDDGAERQRFYELEGCILYNGKRLPPILVPASDFESMKWLAGWGLSRTSSRATRSGIPSATPSNRRRAGQ, encoded by the coding sequence ATGACGACGCAAGAGGCAGCGCTCGCCTACGCAAGCGCCAACTTTTTGCTAATCCCTGTTTGCCATCCTCGTCATGAAGGGGCTTCCGAGCACCATAAGGCAACATGCGGCAATCCGGGTAAAGCGCCACGGATCGGCAACTGGTCTGCGAGGGGAACTGACGATCCCGAAACCATCAGCGAATGGTTCGGGGAATGGCCCGAAAGCAACGTCGGGATGCTAACTGGTTCCAAAGCTGGCATTGTCGGAATCGACGCTGACGGCGCTTACGGCGAATCGAGGGTGCATGAGTTGTTCGGAGGCGAGCCGCCGCTAACTTGGGCATTTTCCACGCCGGGAGGCGGCGCGAGATACCTGCTCGGGATTCCGAAAGGTACGGCTTACCAAAAGTACACCGATCGGGGTCCCAATGGGGGACACGAGGAGTTGTCGATTCTTGCGGATGGTCAATTGACCGTTCTTCCGCCTTCCTTGCATCGAAACGGTGGTAGGTACGAATGGCTTCCCGGCAGGGGTCCGGGCGATGTGCCTTTGGCAGACGCGCCCCAAGCCATTCTGAAACTCTTGTCGCCGAAAACCACAGTCAAAACAACCCTCGACGGTGAGGCCGAGCCTTTCGAGCGACCTTCTGTGCCGAAACGCGACCAAGATACAATTACAGGTAGCTCGCCATCGGCAGATCAGATACTGGATGTACTAACGAAGAAATGCGAAAAAATGCGCAACTTCGTCGAGGAGCAGAAGGGCATCGGCTGCGATGAAGACTCTTGGCATAAGGTCACCGCCATGCTCGTCCGTGCGGGATACCCCGAAGCGGCACGCGCCTTCTCGCAGCTTAGTGGCAAGCACGACGCACGAAACGAGCAGCGGATCGCTCAAATGGCTGCGGAAGGCGACAGCGCGAGCTACGGGCCAACTCGCTGCAGGACTTTCGGATGCGGCGAGGAGCAAATCTCCAAATGCTTCGGCACCGTACGAACAAATGGCGAAGACGAAATCACCAACTCCCCCGCCTTGTTTGTGTCGCCTAGAAAGGCGAAAAAGGCCAGCGCCTTCTCCGCAAAGATCAGAGCGAAGGCAGACCTGCTTCCGGAGCGATACTCGGTTAGGGGAAGCAATCTTTGTTTGGCGCTAAAGGACAAAGACGGCGAGCAAACATTCGTTCCCCAGGCCAATTTTTTTGCCTGGATCAACAAAGACATCGTGAAGGACGACGGCGCGGAACGCCAGCGGTTCTACGAACTGGAGGGCTGCATCCTGTACAACGGAAAGCGACTGCCCCCAATACTCGTTCCTGCCAGCGACTTCGAGAGCATGAAATGGCTTGCTGGATGGGGCCTGAGCCGAACATCCAGCCGGGCAACAAGGTCAGGGATACCGTCCGCCACGCCATCCAATCGACGGCGAGCGGGGCAATAA